The following are from one region of the Bacteroidota bacterium genome:
- a CDS encoding IS630 family transposase (programmed frameshift): protein MAILYKVTLTKQEQEQLLKIIKKGKHKSQTYRNAYILLNTDEGDYSSKVTNVEITKILKVGMRTIDRVKKRFIEEGFEASLSRKPTTRIYEKKADGDFEAHLISIACSKPPSGFAKWSLRLLADQMVELNYVESVSHETVRKRFKKNELKPWKVKSWVIPAKQSADFVANMENVLDTYKRPYSSDYPVVCMDESPKQLIAETRIPEKMKDGSKLIDYEYSRKGVCNIFIANEPLAGKRTVKITKRKTKKDWAEFIKEIADDYKNAKKITLVMDNLNTHKASSLYDRFQPEEAKRIWDRFEFIFTPKHGSWLNMAEIELNVLNGQCLNRRIDNIDTVKQEVEAWQNFRNNKNCKINWRFTIKKSRIKLKRLYPSIDD from the exons ATGGCAATATTGTATAAAGTAACGTTAACAAAACAGGAGCAGGAACAACTTCTTAAGATTATTAAAAAAGGTAAACACAAATCTCAAACTTACAGAAATGCTTACATTCTTTTAAATACAGATGAAGGAGATTATTCAAGTAAAGTAACAAATGTTGAGATTACAAAAATTCTTAAAGTTGGAATGCGAACAATTGATAGAGTTAAGAAACGTTTTATTGAAGAAGGTTTTGAAGCAAGTTTATCAAGAAAACCAACTACAAGAATTTATGAGAAAAAAGCAGATGGTGATTTTGAAGCTCATTTAATATCAATTGCTTGTAGTAAACCGCCATCAGGTTTTGCGAAATGGTCATTGAGGTTGCTTGCTGATCAAATGGTTGAATTAAATTATGTTGAGAGCGTATCACATGAAACGGTAAGAA AGCGTTTTAAAAAAAATGAATTGAAACCGTGGAAAGTTAAGAGTTGGGTAATTCCAGCAAAACAAAGTGCTGATTTTGTGGCAAATATGGAAAATGTATTGGATACTTATAAGCGTCCGTATTCATCTGATTATCCTGTGGTTTGTATGGATGAATCACCAAAACAACTTATAGCAGAAACTCGAATTCCTGAAAAAATGAAAGATGGAAGCAAATTAATAGACTATGAATATTCAAGAAAAGGTGTCTGTAATATTTTCATTGCCAATGAACCGCTTGCTGGAAAAAGAACAGTAAAAATAACTAAACGTAAAACAAAGAAAGATTGGGCTGAATTTATAAAAGAAATAGCAGACGATTATAAAAATGCAAAAAAAATCACATTAGTAATGGATAATCTTAACACGCATAAAGCAAGTTCATTATATGATAGATTTCAACCGGAAGAGGCTAAACGTATTTGGGATAGATTTGAATTTATTTTTACACCCAAACATGGTAGTTGGTTGAACATGGCGGAAATAGAATTAAATGTACTAAATGGTCAATGTCTTAATAGAAGGATTGATAATATTGATACTGTAAAGCAAGAAGTTGAAGCTTGGCAAAATTTCAGAAACAATAAAAATTGCAAAATAAACTGGAGATTTACAATAAAAAAATCAAGAATAAAATTAAAAAGACTTTATCCGTCAATTGACGATTGA